From one Candidatus Methanomethylicota archaeon genomic stretch:
- a CDS encoding DUF432 domain-containing protein: MIYGLNLSLQTISKLKEEGIIIKLENHGSFILYQREGGFPEGPLKKVISESKEEDFLIYPVHSIQPEISTNILLRLSEPLIIKPYSKINIYVKLPISIGIYIFKEENQILIDYFNPNPYKYALYGPAANGLICRFYKTNVYSNIPNIDLWNAITKVIIENSSEDFYEIKNIVFPLLNTIIYIDDYGRAYTETIFLNISREGLGTISLESIPPINGLKECPKQFGKIQEKIIKFLMEFGF; this comes from the coding sequence TTGATTTATGGATTAAACTTATCTTTACAAACTATATCTAAATTAAAAGAAGAAGGAATTATAATTAAATTAGAAAATCATGGCTCTTTTATTTTATATCAAAGAGAAGGAGGATTTCCTGAAGGTCCTTTAAAAAAAGTAATTAGTGAATCTAAAGAAGAAGATTTCTTAATATATCCTGTTCATTCTATTCAACCAGAAATTTCAACTAACATTTTACTTAGACTTTCTGAACCTTTAATTATTAAACCATATTCTAAAATTAATATTTATGTAAAATTACCAATCAGTATTGGAATTTATATTTTTAAAGAAGAAAATCAAATATTAATAGATTATTTTAATCCTAATCCATATAAATATGCACTTTATGGTCCTGCTGCAAATGGTCTAATATGTAGATTTTATAAAACTAATGTTTATTCTAATATTCCAAATATTGATTTATGGAATGCTATAACAAAAGTTATTATTGAAAATTCTTCAGAAGATTTTTATGAAATTAAAAATATAGTTTTTCCTCTTTTAAATACAATAATATATATAGATGATTATGGAAGAGCTTATACAGAAACTATATTTTTAAATATTTCAAGAGAAGGTCTTGGTACTATATCTTTAGAGAGCATTCCTCCAATTAATGGTTTAAAAGAATGTCCAAAACAATTTGGTAAAATACAAGAAAAAATTATTAAATTCTTAATGGAATTTGGTTTTTGA
- a CDS encoding carbon-nitrogen hydrolase family protein, with amino-acid sequence MINENPGDIYPKFRVAAVQAAPVFLNREATISKLEELVVKSKEMGADLVVFGESFIPAFPVWNNIYPPMDQHEFYKRLFDNALTIPSDNFNRISNIAKENEVFLSVGVTEKSITSMGTMWNTNLLFDKSGKLLNKHRKLVPTWAEKLTWAQGDGSSLRVVSTEIGRIGVLICGENTNPLARFTLLAQGEQVHIATYPPAWPFKRQATAGGYNLAEAIRIRAAAHSFEGKVFTIVSSCFLDEEAIEQISKGNSEIRSILENCPKPVTMVCGPTGEVISEQLIGKEGIVVADIDLSLIIEQKEIHDILGYYNRFDIFRLEVDFTPNLPLWPKGIKEKVEENWKEIMKQNTQEKTTSNRERIIS; translated from the coding sequence ATGATAAATGAAAATCCTGGTGATATTTATCCAAAGTTTAGAGTTGCAGCAGTCCAAGCTGCGCCAGTCTTCTTAAATCGAGAAGCTACAATATCAAAATTAGAGGAACTTGTAGTTAAGTCTAAAGAAATGGGTGCTGATCTTGTAGTCTTTGGAGAATCCTTTATTCCAGCCTTTCCAGTATGGAACAATATATATCCACCAATGGATCAACACGAATTTTATAAGCGTCTCTTCGATAATGCCCTAACTATTCCCAGTGATAACTTCAATCGAATAAGCAATATTGCTAAAGAAAATGAGGTTTTCCTCTCTGTAGGTGTAACTGAGAAGAGTATTACTAGCATGGGCACTATGTGGAATACCAACTTACTCTTTGATAAATCTGGAAAATTGCTTAATAAACACAGAAAACTTGTGCCAACATGGGCTGAGAAACTCACATGGGCACAGGGTGACGGTTCATCTCTTAGAGTTGTTTCTACAGAAATTGGACGAATTGGTGTACTGATTTGCGGCGAGAACACAAATCCCCTTGCTCGTTTTACGCTTTTAGCCCAGGGTGAGCAAGTTCACATAGCCACTTATCCACCTGCTTGGCCTTTCAAGCGTCAAGCTACTGCTGGGGGATATAATTTAGCCGAGGCCATCAGGATAAGAGCTGCTGCTCATTCATTTGAAGGAAAAGTCTTCACAATAGTTTCATCATGTTTTCTAGACGAAGAAGCTATAGAACAAATCTCTAAGGGAAATTCTGAAATACGTTCAATTCTTGAGAATTGTCCAAAACCTGTGACAATGGTTTGTGGTCCAACTGGTGAAGTTATTTCTGAACAATTAATTGGTAAAGAAGGGATTGTTGTAGCTGACATTGATTTATCCTTAATTATAGAACAGAAAGAGATTCATGATATTCTAGGCTACTATAATCGATTTGATATATTTCGTCTTGAGGTTGATTTTACGCCAAACCTTCCACTTTGGCCCAAAGGAATTAAAGAGAAAGTAGAAGAAAACTGGAAAGAGATTATGAAACAGAATACTCAAGAAAAAACTACTTCAAATCGAGAGAGAATAATTTCGTAG